The following nucleotide sequence is from uncultured Draconibacterium sp..
CAGCTTTAATGCTAATAAAAATTTAATCTCCTCCTTTTTTAGTGGTGATAAGTATAACACCAGCTGCCCCTCTGCTACCATAGATTGCAGCAGCACCATCTTTTAATATATCAATACTTTTAACATCATATGGCATTAACCAGTCGAGTTCATCTGAATCACCCACAACTCCATCAACTACAATAAGAACACTTGAACTGTTAATTGAATGTTCGCCACGTATTGTAATTTCTTTGCCTACTACTTCAATACCAGCTGACATGCCTCGAATTAGGTCATACATATTCGAGTAATCGGAAAAATTATCTTGTTTATTTTGTAGTGATGACACAGCAAAAAGTTTGTCTCGCTCACTAATGTGCCCATAACCGGCGGCAATTTCTACATTTTTAACACCCGATTTAAATCTCAAATTAACCAAAGCCAATTTTGTTTTCTCATCAATCTTAACTTTTCTGGAAACAAAACCGTTTGCACTTACTTTTAGCTTATCATTTTCAGCGCTTGAAACTTCAAAGCGACCAAGAGTATCAGTAAAAGTAATTTGTTTCGAACTCAAAACTTTTACTTCAGCATTAATCAGCGGAATACTATCGAAAGTGGTAACCTTACCTTTAATCGTTCTCACTTGCGATTTTGAAAGCACAGGCAACAAACCCAGAAGTACAATTATAACAAGATGGTTAAAATTTAGGTTTTTCATGATTTTTACTTATTCGGTAACGTTAGTTAAGAAGTATTTTAAATTCGTCTTTTAACCTGATATCTTCCGAAGAAGCACCTACCAAAACCTGGAATTTTCCCGGTTCAACAGTCCAGTTCATATTAATATCCAGGATTTTTAAATCATCGGGGCTTAGCGTAAACGAAACAGTTTTTGTCTCTCCCGGTTTTAAATGAACACGCTTGAATCCACGCAATACCGATTCGTAAGTTGTTACGCTGCTCACTTCATCTTTCAGGTATAGCTGAACAATTTCATCGCCGGCAACTTCGCCCGTGTTTGTTACATTGAAGCTAACTGATACGTCTGCCTGGGCATGTAGTTCTTTTGCACTTAATTGTAGGTTGCTGTACTCGAAAGTGGTGTAGCTTAAACCATAACCAAAAGGATACAAGGCTCCAACAACGCGGGTATTTCCATAACCGTTTGGCCCCACCCCCGGCTGCCCGGCATGCGAACCAGGTTTATAAGGGAAACTAAAAGGAATTTGCCCCAATGTTTTGGGGAAGGTAATCGATAATTTACCTCCAGGATTATAATCGCCAAACAAGGTTTCGGCAACTACATTTCCACATTCAGTTCCCGGAAACCAGGCTTCTAAAATAGCTGGCACGTATTTGTTTTCCCAGTTAATAGTAAGCGGTTGGCCGTTAATTAACACCAGCACCACCGGCTTTCCGGTTGCTTGTAAGGCACGCACTAGTTCCGACTGTCGGCCCGGTAAGCCAAGACCGGTTCGCGATAAAGATTCTCCTACGCGTTTTTCGTCTTCGCCAACTACCGCGATTATCACATCCGACTGTTTGGCCTTTTCAACGGCAGCATCAATTCCGGCCTGTTCTTCTTTTGAAAGCGGCGTGTACATAATTTCACTTCCCGGCCAGTTGGGGTCTATAATTTCGCAGCCCTGAATGTATTCTACCTGTGCACTGTTGCCGGCATATCTTTTAATTCCATCGTAAACCGATGTTGATGGATTATCTGCCGGTCCGTAACGGCTGTAGGTAAAGCTTACTTCGTTGGCTAAAGGCCCTGTTACCAGAATCTTATCCACTTTTTCAATATCAAGAGGCAATAATTTATTTTCGTTTTTTAACAGTACTAACGATTGCTGGTTGATTTTTTTAGAGAATGCGGCATCGGCGTCAGTATGTACTAAATCATTGGCGGCTTCAGTATCTTCAACATACGGGTTATCAAACAAGCCCAATTCAAATTTTACACGTAGCACATCGGCAACGCGGGCATCAACAGTTTTCATTGACAGTTTTCCCTCGGCAATTAATTCGCGCAAAGGTTCTATAAACGATTCCGGTGTGCGGAAAGTGGTACGCACATTTAATCCGGCTTCAATTACCTGGCGCACTGCATCCTTGTAATCGGGTGCCACTCGGTGTTTGTCGGAAACATATTCAACGGCCTCACTGTCGGAAACGACATACCCTTTAAAGCCATATTGCTGACGTAACAATTCGGTTAAAAAATAATGGCTGGCAGAAACCGGCACACCGTCGTAATCGTTATAGCTGCTCATTACTCCCATTGGTTTGGCTTCCTGAATTACCCTGCGAAAAGGATAGAGGTAAAGTTGGTGCATTTCGCGGGGAGCTACGTGTGGATCGGTTCGGGCATCGCCGTCGCGTGCACCTTTGGGAATACTGTACACGGCAAAGTGTTTGATTGTTGATGCCACGCCCTGCGACTGGATTCCTTCTACCATTTGTTTACCCATTTCTGCAATGTGAAAAGGCTCTTCTCCGTAACATTCCAATACCCGTCCCCAGCGCTGGTCGGTTGCCACATCAAGTATTGGTGCATAAATATTGGTGTACCCAAGCGCTTTGGCTTCGCGGCCAACCATTTCGCCGGCCTCACGCACCAATTCTTTGTTCCAGGTAGAACCTATGCCGATTGGTGCCGGTAGTGGGGTGGCTTTTTTATGACACAAACCATGTACTCCTTCGTTGGTAAAATCTACCGGAATTCCCATGCGGGTTTCTTCCACAAACCATTTTTGCACTGTATTAATCGCCTCAGCATGATTACTGTATGGATAGGCATGTTCTGTGAAGGTTGACGGACGACCCTGAATAGTATTTAAGTGCTCGTCGATATTTGCGATGCCATCTTTCCAAACCCGGCTTTTCCATTTTTCATTGGGCAGTTCATCTTCCAGAACACGCGAAAAGCCGTACAGCGTGGTTAGTTGACAGGTCTTTTCTTCTACATTCATCAGTGAGATGAGATTGGCAACCCGGTCCTCTACTTTTTCACTGGGATCTTCAAAAACATCTTTAACACCGTTTTTGTTAAAATCAATCCAGCCTTTCCTGTAAATTGATTCATCAGGCCTTTTCATTCCCGTGGCCAGCATAAAAATCATAACCAGGCCTGAAATTTTAATCGTTAATTTATACATGGTTTTATTTTTTAAGCACAACAACTGCTCTTTCAAAGGCTTTTTCAAATAAAAAATCTACTCTTCCGGGATTGTTTCGGTCTACATTTCCTTTTCTGGTCTCCATCAGTTTTCCATTCTCATAAATCTCTACATAATCCAGATTAAACTTTTTCGGAATGCCAATTTTTACGCCGCTGCTGTTTTGAATTTCAAATCCCCGGTCGCATTTCTCAATTGTAGTTGTAACGGGCTCTCCCACCGTTACTATTTCCCAGTCTTTAGAAGAAAAGCGAGTAATTCCGGCGGCAAAAAGAAAATCGAGATTGTCCTGAGTTTCGCGAGTAATGGTCAACAGACCTTTTTGGTAGAAATCGTCTGAATCAACAATTCCATTATCTGATGCCGAAGCTATAATAAAATCAGTTGTTGTCTCGTTGCTGTGAGTAATGGTTATTAGCTGCACTGCCTGATTTTCAGGAACGGCAGAATAGGTAACCTCGGCAATCCCTTTTTCATTACCTTCAATATAAGGATTAAAAACAGCCACAAAAGGGTGGTTCCATGCTTCACCATTTTTACGAACCACAAGAGCAGGCACTTTTGCGTTTATAACTTCTTCCGGCACACTGGCTTTATTCAGTGCATTCGATTTTGGCCCATTTACTGAGAAATACTGTCGGTTTTCGTCCCCTTTCAGCCAGACCTTCATTACGCTGCTACGATTGGCCGTAGTTTCCAGTTTAAACAAGGCATTTACGTTATCTGATGAAGAAAAACTTTGTTCATCGGTAAAATAATTGTAAGCTTTTAAATTGCCCTCAACGTTTAATTGATTGCTTGCAGCAAGTGCTAGCTGTTGATTTTTTTCATTAATGAAACTGAGCGACTGCCCCAGGTTGTGGTAAAAGTACTCGTGTTTTTGGGATTCACTTCCCGGGTTTTCTGATCTGAAAATATCCAGCACATAAGGTTTGCCTGATGTACTTTGAATTACTGCCGTTAACCTTCGCTGGTTGGCCTTTGTTTTAGGCTCAACAAACAAAACATCGGCAAAGGTAACCTTTCTGAAAACAGGATTCTTTTCTCCTGAAAGAGGAAAATGATTTTCCATTTTAAAGGGGTGGCTTACTCTCATGGCTTCGCTATCGGAAATACCATCAACCACAACGGTGTTATGCGCCGGGTAGCGCGCGTAATAGTTGCGATGGTCTTGGTGCCAGTAGCTTGGTCCCTTACCCATATCGGGCGCAATTACGTGGTTATTGGCATACATTTCAATGGCTATACCATTAGCATGCGCATGATTACCCAAAGCACCAACCGTTGAAACCATAGTGGCATTTTCGCCAATTCCCATGCGCTGTGCAAACCAGCTCACATTGGGCGCATAAAAGGTTGGTGATGTTAATTCTCCAATGAGCTCTTCTCTACTTTTTCCCTGTGTTTCAATCAGTTCGTCTACATAAAAGAATAGTTCAAATAACCCCCGACCTCTCTCTTCATTCTCGTAAAGACCTTTGTACAATGCGGCTATCTGCTTTTCTTTTTCTGTTTTTTCGTATTTCCGGTAGTTGGCAATCAGGTATTCAAAACTTGCTTCCGGAAGCGGTTGATGACGTGAATCGCCAAATGCAACTATCTCGCCATTGGGAAATAAATACTGAAACGATGCCAGTGTTGCCTTCTCTACGATGGGAAAATTCTCGAATTCATTGGCATTAGTGGCATTATCCAACAAGGTTAGAATCTTTAATAAGGTTTCGGTAACGTGCATCGAATACGACGCACATTCGGGCCACATGGCAGTTTCGAAATCGTAATTCCGCACGGCTTCCTTTAAAGCGATCTGGCGGTCGGTAGTAATTTCAAAAGTATGATCGAGGTAGTATTGCTGGCCTTTGCCATTTTCGTAATAATCATTATCATCCATAGCCAGACCAATGTAAGATAGAAACCGTGCCTGGAAAAAATTCCAGTTGTTATCGGGAACACCATTTTTAATAATCTGGTCGCCCCATTTCTGAAAAACGGCGGCCGACATATCCATATCGTGCCCATTTTCTTTCAGATAATCGAACATGAAATCGTAAATAAGCGTCAACGACACTACAATTTGTTCATGAATTACCTCAAAAGTTGCCAGTCCTGATATGTGTTGCTGATTTCCATTTTCTATATCTACCGGTGCATCACGGTAGTACATCCCCCTTATGTAGGTATCGTAAACGGGAGCAGCAAAGGCTGCATATTTTTCATCTCCGGTATACCAATATAAAAAGGCGGCATCTTCAACCAATGCCATAATCTTTCGGTTCACCCCTTCTATTCCATGCCCCACTTTTGAAGGGTGCACCCATTCCATTTCACCGGTTTCCCGGTTCTTCAGGTACAATCCTCTTTCATCGTCGAAATAGGGTTCAATTTCTTCCAAAGCAGGAAAACTGTAATTTGTAGCCCAGTCACGTGTTCCCGAAAAACGAACCGTAGGGAAAGGCGCTTTACCTTCGGAATGCGAAAAATCGCCGCCACGCAAATACACTTTGTCATGCTTTGTTTTCCAGTTCATTTGCAGGCGCGACAACAGCCACTCCGGTTCATCCTTGCAAAGGGTAAGGTATTTATTAATAGTATTTTTTTTGTTTTGAATGATGGCCTTTTTCCATTCAACCTGTTCTACATTTTTTGCAAAATCATTTTGAATATTTTTTTTGCCGTAAATGCGTGGGTGGTTGTCCGGTGATCCCATTAAATTTTGTTGCGCCACACTATTCCATGTAGTAAATAGCATGACGCATAACCAAATTATTGTTTGTTTTCTATATTCCATTTTTAAATGAACTTTTCACTGTTTCGCCCCTGACTTATTTTACATTTCAATCAAGGTTTGTGCGCGGTCGATCCTTCTTCTATTTTGTATACCCGGGGCGTTGCCCCGTGCTGAATAATTTTACCCTTTCAGGGCGTCTTACATCTTGTATCATATTAATTAATGACTTGGTGTTTCGCGGTTCAGGAAATTGTGTAAATACACGCTATCCAGTTCCGGAGAGTCTTTGTATTTCACGCGTAAATCGTTCAACTTTATCGTCAACTCCTCAACCACTTCTTTGTAGGCCGGGTCGTTGTACACATTGGTCATTTCGTTTTTATCCTTTTTGCGGTCGTACAATTCCCACTCGTCTACATCGTAGTAAAAATGTACCAGTTTGTAATCTTCGGTAACAATTCCGTAATGGCGTTTTACCATGTGCACCGATGGGTATTCGTAATAATGATAATAAACCGCATCTCTAAAATTTGCGATTTCGCCTTTAAATAGCGGAACAAGACTTTCGCCCTGCATATCTTTTGGAACATCAATACCAGCAGCATCTAAAAAGGTTTCGGCAAAATCGAGGTTCTGCACCATCTGGGTATTGGTAATTCCCGGCTTTATTACATTTGGCCAACTTACCAGGAGTGGTGTTTTAAACGATTCGTTGTAGATAAAGCGCTTGTCGAACCAGCCATGTTCTCCTAAATAAAACCCCTGATCGGAGGTGTAAACCACAATGGTATTTTCAGCTAAACCTTGTTCGTCCAGATAATCAAGAACGGTTCCAACACCTTCGTCAACTGCGGCAATGGTTCCCAGGTAGTCTTGCATGTAACGTTGGTAGCGCCACTGCATCAACTCCTTTTTCGACATTTTTTTGTAGTTATCTCTGAACCACTCGTTAATTGGTCCGTAAACAGCATCCCATTTGGCGCGTTGCTCGGGATTTTGGCGACCAACTTCGCGAGCAAAAGCCGATTTGTCCCAGTCGCAGGTTTCCGGAATTCCCAGTTCATCCATCAACTCAGGAGTAATTTTTGAATCACCCGCCCAATTCATGTGAGTTAACAGGTTCATTTCGGCAGTTTTTGCGGCCGTTCCTCGCCCCTCGTAGTTATCAAACAAAGTTTCCGGCTCGGGGAAGGTTTTCTTCGTGAATTCCTTGTAATGTCTTTCAGCAGGTAACCACTCGCGGTGTGGCGCTTTATGCAGGTAAAATAACATAAAAGGTTTTTCAGGGTCGCGCTCTTTATCCAGCCAATCAATGGTCATGTCGGTAATAATATCGGTGGTGTATCCTTCAACACGCACGGTACCTTCATTTTTTGTGATAAAATCGGGGTTATAATAGGCACCCTGCCCTGGCAGAATTTTAAACTGGTCGAATCCTTTCGGGCTATTGCCAAAATGCAATTTGCCGAACATGGCTGTTTGGTAACCGGCATCCTGCAACAATTGCGGAAAAGTTACCTGAGTTGTATCAAACGGAAAGTAGTTGTCGGTTTTACCGTTTAAATGACTGTGTTTGCCTGTTAAAATAACGGCACGCGATGGTGCACAAATAGAATTGGTTAAACAGGAATTGGTAAACAGCATCCCCTCATTGGCAATTCGATCGATATTTGGGGTTTGTGTTAGCTTATCGTCGTAAGCACTGATTGCCTGGTAGGCATGGTCGTCGGACATTATAAAGATGATGTTTGGACGCGCGGGTTCATCTTTTGCGTTTTCTTTCACCTTACACGAAGCAAAAACAAATTCCAGAAGAATAACCAAATAAAAAATTCTCATATATGGATACTTTTTGTTTTAATTGAATTCAGAAAGCGTATTTAAAATCAAATACGCACTGAAATTATTTCAAAACGATACGCTTCACTCACTTGCTTTGCACCACCAGAAATTTGTTACAACTTATAGTCTCCCAGTAACATACTATCAAATTCTATTTTTTCAATGCCTCTTTTATCGCCTTTTCCACTAACTTTTCCATCACTTTATAGCCTTTGATATTGGGGTGAACACTGTCGCGGCCATATTCTTTTATCAGACCTTTATTCTCGTTTACCATTGCTGAATAGTAATCTAAATAAACCATGTCGTTCTCCTTTGCATAAGCTTCTATCATTTTATTCAGTTCGATGATTTTGTCAGCCGGAGAAATGGCGGGACGCCATGAATAACTGGATGCAGGCAGTGCCGAAGCAAGCACGACTTTGATTCCGTTGATTTTTGCCAGTTGAACCATGGAAGTAATATTTCCCATAATTTGTTCCAGGGTTTGAGGCCCACGATTAGCAGCAATATCGTTTGTTCCGGCAAGAATTACCACAACTTCAGGATTCAAGTCGATAACATCGGGACGAAAACGAAGCAACATTTGTGCGGTGGTTTGTCCGCTAATTCCACGTCCAACATAAGGATTTGTTTTGAAGAATTCAGGGTCTTGCCTTACCCAGCCTTCTGTAATTGAGTTACCCATAAAAACGACTCTGTTTTCATTAGCCGCCGGAGCAACCAATTCAGCATTTGATTTGCTGTATCTTTTCAGGTTGGCCCAATCTTCCGATGGAACTACCTCAATCC
It contains:
- a CDS encoding TonB-dependent receptor plug domain-containing protein, whose protein sequence is MKNLNFNHLVIIVLLGLLPVLSKSQVRTIKGKVTTFDSIPLINAEVKVLSSKQITFTDTLGRFEVSSAENDKLKVSANGFVSRKVKIDEKTKLALVNLRFKSGVKNVEIAAGYGHISERDKLFAVSSLQNKQDNFSDYSNMYDLIRGMSAGIEVVGKEITIRGEHSINSSSVLIVVDGVVGDSDELDWLMPYDVKSIDILKDGAAAIYGSRGAAGVILITTKKGGD
- a CDS encoding glycoside hydrolase family 3 N-terminal domain-containing protein, whose amino-acid sequence is MYKLTIKISGLVMIFMLATGMKRPDESIYRKGWIDFNKNGVKDVFEDPSEKVEDRVANLISLMNVEEKTCQLTTLYGFSRVLEDELPNEKWKSRVWKDGIANIDEHLNTIQGRPSTFTEHAYPYSNHAEAINTVQKWFVEETRMGIPVDFTNEGVHGLCHKKATPLPAPIGIGSTWNKELVREAGEMVGREAKALGYTNIYAPILDVATDQRWGRVLECYGEEPFHIAEMGKQMVEGIQSQGVASTIKHFAVYSIPKGARDGDARTDPHVAPREMHQLYLYPFRRVIQEAKPMGVMSSYNDYDGVPVSASHYFLTELLRQQYGFKGYVVSDSEAVEYVSDKHRVAPDYKDAVRQVIEAGLNVRTTFRTPESFIEPLRELIAEGKLSMKTVDARVADVLRVKFELGLFDNPYVEDTEAANDLVHTDADAAFSKKINQQSLVLLKNENKLLPLDIEKVDKILVTGPLANEVSFTYSRYGPADNPSTSVYDGIKRYAGNSAQVEYIQGCEIIDPNWPGSEIMYTPLSKEEQAGIDAAVEKAKQSDVIIAVVGEDEKRVGESLSRTGLGLPGRQSELVRALQATGKPVVLVLINGQPLTINWENKYVPAILEAWFPGTECGNVVAETLFGDYNPGGKLSITFPKTLGQIPFSFPYKPGSHAGQPGVGPNGYGNTRVVGALYPFGYGLSYTTFEYSNLQLSAKELHAQADVSVSFNVTNTGEVAGDEIVQLYLKDEVSSVTTYESVLRGFKRVHLKPGETKTVSFTLSPDDLKILDINMNWTVEPGKFQVLVGASSEDIRLKDEFKILLN
- a CDS encoding heparinase II/III family protein, which translates into the protein MGSPDNHPRIYGKKNIQNDFAKNVEQVEWKKAIIQNKKNTINKYLTLCKDEPEWLLSRLQMNWKTKHDKVYLRGGDFSHSEGKAPFPTVRFSGTRDWATNYSFPALEEIEPYFDDERGLYLKNRETGEMEWVHPSKVGHGIEGVNRKIMALVEDAAFLYWYTGDEKYAAFAAPVYDTYIRGMYYRDAPVDIENGNQQHISGLATFEVIHEQIVVSLTLIYDFMFDYLKENGHDMDMSAAVFQKWGDQIIKNGVPDNNWNFFQARFLSYIGLAMDDNDYYENGKGQQYYLDHTFEITTDRQIALKEAVRNYDFETAMWPECASYSMHVTETLLKILTLLDNATNANEFENFPIVEKATLASFQYLFPNGEIVAFGDSRHQPLPEASFEYLIANYRKYEKTEKEKQIAALYKGLYENEERGRGLFELFFYVDELIETQGKSREELIGELTSPTFYAPNVSWFAQRMGIGENATMVSTVGALGNHAHANGIAIEMYANNHVIAPDMGKGPSYWHQDHRNYYARYPAHNTVVVDGISDSEAMRVSHPFKMENHFPLSGEKNPVFRKVTFADVLFVEPKTKANQRRLTAVIQSTSGKPYVLDIFRSENPGSESQKHEYFYHNLGQSLSFINEKNQQLALAASNQLNVEGNLKAYNYFTDEQSFSSSDNVNALFKLETTANRSSVMKVWLKGDENRQYFSVNGPKSNALNKASVPEEVINAKVPALVVRKNGEAWNHPFVAVFNPYIEGNEKGIAEVTYSAVPENQAVQLITITHSNETTTDFIIASASDNGIVDSDDFYQKGLLTITRETQDNLDFLFAAGITRFSSKDWEIVTVGEPVTTTIEKCDRGFEIQNSSGVKIGIPKKFNLDYVEIYENGKLMETRKGNVDRNNPGRVDFLFEKAFERAVVVLKK
- a CDS encoding sulfatase, with the translated sequence MRIFYLVILLEFVFASCKVKENAKDEPARPNIIFIMSDDHAYQAISAYDDKLTQTPNIDRIANEGMLFTNSCLTNSICAPSRAVILTGKHSHLNGKTDNYFPFDTTQVTFPQLLQDAGYQTAMFGKLHFGNSPKGFDQFKILPGQGAYYNPDFITKNEGTVRVEGYTTDIITDMTIDWLDKERDPEKPFMLFYLHKAPHREWLPAERHYKEFTKKTFPEPETLFDNYEGRGTAAKTAEMNLLTHMNWAGDSKITPELMDELGIPETCDWDKSAFAREVGRQNPEQRAKWDAVYGPINEWFRDNYKKMSKKELMQWRYQRYMQDYLGTIAAVDEGVGTVLDYLDEQGLAENTIVVYTSDQGFYLGEHGWFDKRFIYNESFKTPLLVSWPNVIKPGITNTQMVQNLDFAETFLDAAGIDVPKDMQGESLVPLFKGEIANFRDAVYYHYYEYPSVHMVKRHYGIVTEDYKLVHFYYDVDEWELYDRKKDKNEMTNVYNDPAYKEVVEELTIKLNDLRVKYKDSPELDSVYLHNFLNRETPSH